Proteins encoded within one genomic window of Naumovozyma dairenensis CBS 421 chromosome 6, complete genome:
- the WHI2 gene encoding Whi2p (similar to Saccharomyces cerevisiae WHI2 (YOR043W); ancestral locus Anc_5.639) — MSNFITQVSQDRPISTNPIFNSQGNSYSDNAYNNNGNDTNEELDKEYGDSLIHLNIQENHYFITRDQLMSLPESLLLCLFPSGVFLDRSGQVITNLSPDDEVFIMNFPPDCFEYIMEVYTRAHDDLINYPVETIFDKSSNNKFLTSAKGFFGFGTNNSQNNTTGPTNGSGTTTNEHDLLHQKPAIIVLREDLDYYCVPQEEFQFEPNEIFENKDDLLQHFMGQIKLAAGSYLTEKTSIFQGLYSSNRLKSENHQQQKEQKQQQKQHSHTHDSGSSNTTMIKPKLGPAEQHLMDMLCSSGFKKESQWGNRTQEPGKTVISSLSLCRLANESTQEFRELYENAKKKWELQHSILTANDNDKKASSSISLQMLGRSSSNNFTNNNANSKSNNNSNNNLIPLKSSATVAKISNIRDSDSTLTSNNTGRGDKRKSRLATLADNVRSRSTSRNSSLTRTNNNNTNSKTDGVKIPELPKLYDLVPKPDINVKLLLFWRKPARKCWWGEEDIELDVEIYGDWIDKSKRIIGLKLPSNENAIRGDLNMITVPIRLHIRRVWTLELSVVGVQ; from the coding sequence ATGTCGAATTTTATAACGCAGGTCTCACAAGATAGACCCATATCGACAAATCCTATATTCAATAGCCAAGGCAATTCATATAGCGACAACgcttataataataatggaaatGATACGAACGAAGAACTAGATAAAGAATACGGTGATTCATTAAtccatttaaatattcaagaaaatcattatttcaTTACAAGAGATCAATTAATGTCATTACCAGAATCTTTACTACTTTGCCTTTTCCCATCCGGTGTTTTCTTAGATAGATCTGGTCAAGTTATTACAAATCTTTCCCCTGATGATGAAgtttttattatgaatTTCCCACCAGACtgttttgaatatataatggAAGTTTATACAAGAGCTCatgatgatttaattaattatcCTGTAGAAacaatatttgataaatcttcaaataataaatttcttACTTCTGCTAAAGGATTTTTCGGTTTCGGAACCAACAACAgtcaaaataatactacCGGTCCTACAAATGGTAGTGgtacaacaacaaatgaaCATGATTTGTTACACCAAAAACCTGCTATTATAGTTTTGAGAGAAGATttagattattattgtgTACCACAAGAAGAATTCCAATTTGAAccaaatgaaatttttgaaaataaagatgatcTTTTACAACATTTTATGGGTCAAATTAAATTAGCTGCTGGCAGTTATTTAACTGAAAAGACATCTATTTTCCAAGgtttatattcttcaaatcGTTTAAAATCTGaaaatcatcaacaacaaaaagaacaaaaacaacaacaaaaacagCATTCTCACACACATGATAGTGGGAGCTCGAATACAACAATGATAAAACCAAAGTTAGGTCCCGCTGAACAACATCTTATGGATATGTTATGTTCATCAGGTTTTAAAAAGGAATCTCAATGGGGTAATAGAACTCAAGAACCAGGTAAAACAGTGATTAGctcattatcattatgtCGTCTAGCTAATGAAAGTACCCAAGAATTTAGagaattatatgaaaatgCTAAGAAGAAATGGGAATTACAACATAGCATTTTAACTGCTAATGACAATGATAAAAAGGcatcttcttctatatCTTTACAAATGTTAGGTCGTagttcttcaaataattttacTAACAACAATGCCAATTCGAAGAGtaacaataatagtaataataatttgatacCATTGAAAAGTTCTGCAACTGTTGCAAAGATATCCAATATACGCGATAGTGACAGCACATTAACATCTAATAATACTGGTCGTGGTGATAAACGTAAATCGAGATTAGCCACTTTGGCAGATAATGTTCGTTCTCGATCCACGTCAAGAAATAGTTCATTAACTAGGactaacaataataatacgaATAGTAAAACTGACGGAGTTAAGATACCGGAACTTCCtaaattatatgatttaGTTCCAAAACCTGATATTAATGttaaattattgttattttgGAGGAAACCTGCAAGGAAATGTTGGTGGggtgaagaagatattgaacTTGATGTTGAAATTTATGGTGATTGGATTGATAAATCAAAGAGAATTATTGGTTTGAAATTACCAAGTAATGAAAATGCTATCAGAGGTGATTTAAATATGATTACTGTGCCAATTAGATTACATATTCGTAGAGTATGGACTTTAGAATTAAGCGTTGTTGGtgttcaataa